AGCAAACAAATGAGTTGTGATTAAGGGTAAAATGTCGCTCAAACTCAGAGCTAGCTTACTGTCCCCGAAATGCGTTGATAGAATACCAAATTCGTAACTACAAATTCTGAGTCGAATTTTgatgactatttaaaaaaataaaatatcgtcACCTAAAACCGACTCaagtttagtttaattattttttagataccttttatttatatatatataattctaaataGGGGTGAACAAATAGGTAAACCCAATAATTATTATCCAACATATATTCAACCATGCCGAAGAAAGGTAAGACAACCAATGCAATTGCATAGGGGCCCCACTTTTCAGGGGCcccaaattttaaattcttagtgtattatattattaattatatattataaaatatcgtataatattatatttttttttataataagttaacttttttccttatatatatataatattatatttatttttttataatacgtTAACttttttccttatatatatataatattatatttatttttttataatacgtTAACTTTTTCCTCAATTCTtactcaatattatataatagtatatattatttatttttctatattatatataatatattaatatattaattttttctctctccatattatatggaatataataatatattaaaataatttatctcttattaactataattatattgtagTCGCTTTTCCatctctaatatttattttattttattataaattcaatcatAACTTAACTGTGAAAATCATctttaaaagtttaatatttttaaatttattttttatttgttcttaatcttatatttatcttataaatttttctcattttaaaatatctataattttttttttcattataaaaacatcatacacaatatatcacaaatattattaaaagaggTTTCAAAATCACTAAAAGCATATCAATACTTATACgacaacaaatatttttttccattttgtAACAAATGAtctagttattatatatttaatttgtatatttaatatgtttttgataaaatatactactattatatttattttaacttttggGACCCCCAAAATTTGCATTATGCCTCATAATTCTCTGAGTCGACCTAATTTAATCCACATTATTCGTTAATATAAATTAGATTGGTATGGTTGACCTAGATGTAGAttaactcaaaataatttttatttttaatttgttatccAGTTTAACACGTATTTGATTTACTTAATACATTCTTTTACtcattttacacatttttatcTCAATTAATACGTTTTTTAAATTGTGAACATAACTTTGATTGTTATATCCTGTCTAACATAATTTCActcattaatttaatattcattaatatgtttttagaaaagatatatataaaataaacattatgtGTGGGTTTCATTTAAATATGagtttattttcacttttaaaatttctattaattattatatttaatataaatacattgatttatgtaaatttatataaagttctgatataaaaaaaaaaaaaaagattgacaGCATCGCCAAGATCTTCTTCCCCTGAAAATCGATTAACCAAAAGGAAAGGAGACGGAAACGTCAAACATCAGAAAGAAAAGTTTGAAGAGAAGCGAAGGAAGGAAAgaagaatcatcttcttcttccatgtAACCATTGGAGGAAAGATAATTGCTTCAACGTCTtttccttccttccttcttcCTTTATCTTCTTCATCTACAGTTTCGCGATCCCTCCATTGAATCTGTACCTTTCGATTCATTAAGGCGACGCCACGATATGCTACTTGCTAACAGTTTCTATCTGTGGCAAAAAGATGCCTTCTTTTCAGCTGCCGAAGAGGTTCAGCAGTCTGCCGACATGTATGCTTTTTTAACCCTTCAATTTAGTCACATAGGGCTTTATGTATCGTTCTCGATTCTGGGTAATCTTCGATTGATTCTTACACAATCATTTCTGTTTCATCttgttataaattttgaatcttCAATTGGTTCTTTCATTACTATAATTTGATATGACTAGGGTTTAATTGTTAATCGATCCCTAAGTGGATgaattcaagttgaagaaggGTTAAAAGAATAAGCTGAATTCATTCTTATACAATCATTTCTGTTTCATCTTGTTATAACTTTTGAATCGTCAATTGGTTCTTTCATTACTAGAATTTGATATGACTAGGGTTTAATTGTTAATAGAGCCCTAAGTGGCTGAATTAAAGTTGAAGAAGGGTTAAAAAGAATAAGCTTAATTCATTCTTATACAGTCATTTCTGTTTCATCttgttataaattttgaatcatCAATTGGTTCCTTCATTACTAGAATTTGATATGATTAGGGTGTATTTGTTAATAGAGCCCTAAGTGGCTgaattcaagttgaagaaggGTTCGGCAGACTGCTGAACCTCGTGGATTGATTCTTATGAAATCATTTCTGTTTCGTCTTCTTATAACTTTTGAATCGTCAATCGGTTCCTTCATTACTAGAATTTGATATGGCTAGGGTTTAATCGTTAATAGAATATCTTGAATCAATAATGAATCCAGAATGGAGTCAGCATACAGGACCTGGTCAAGGAAGAAGATTGGAGGTCTAGAAGGAGAAGATTTGGTTGAACTCTGTAGGGAGCTTCAGACTGCCTTAGGAACAACGAAGTggcaggttcttcttcttcttcttttttgaattttcttagTTTGATTTCTATATCTTGCTGTTGAATTTGGATTCTTTGAATTAGTTGGAAGAATTTGAGAAGGCTGTAAGTTCCAGTTATAGAAACCAATGTGATGATAGTATTGTAAAGAGACATAAGCAATTTGTTGATGCTATTCAAGACCAGATATTTCGTGTGGAAGCGTCGTTAAGAGATTCTTTTAACGAAAATAACGAGAATCCCATTAGGTGGGTGAatttagatgaagaagattatgATGATTTAGCTGCTTTTCTCTCTGGATCATCTTCTAGTCCATCATCGGATAAGATAGAGTTTAAGAAGGTGGAAGATACAAGTAATGGATTGATTCAAAAGGATCAATATTGCAGTTCTTCGTCTAGTGTGTATAATAAGGATGCACAATGTATTATAGATGTCGAAGAAAAAATTGATAGTACATGGAATTTACCAAATACTGGAATTGCTGATGAATATGATGAAATGAAAGATAGGGGGGCTACGATTTCAATGCAGAGATTTGGATATTCTCGGTTAAGAAGCATAAACTGGTTTAACCAGGTTAGTTATACATTGAATTTGGATAATCAAGTCTTGAAGATgaagtttttttgaaaaattcaatgCTTATGCAGATCCTATTGCGCGTTAGTGGGAGTCGACGTCGTCATAGACAAGTGAAATCACCTTTGAATTTTCATTTCACATCAGCCCGGTTTATGTTTGTATTGATGCTGCTTGTTTTCTTTATGGGTATGTTTCAATAACATATAAAATGGTCACTGGTTTACATTCGAAAACTAACTGGAATTTGCTAATGCTTGTTGTTTTCCTTTATTTGACAGTGCCGTTCTTACTCTATTCAACCTGAGATTCGATCCTTCGAGGCGTGTACTTGCCATGTAAACAGAAGACAGAAAGGATTTCTTTTTGTTTAAGATTGAAACTCAGTTTGAATTGAATCTCTGTTCCAACTCTAGGATTGTAGTTGTAGTTTGTGACTTGCAGCTTAAATTGGTCATATGGTTTGTGCAAGAAAGAGGACTTATTCTTCTTTTATCCATGTAATGTCAAATGtgcttattattataatgtgaTGTTTTCATTGGTAATTTGTTCCTATTTAGAAACACCTTTTGGAGTTGGATCTGAGCTTCGACGTTTTATCCTCTGAAAGTGTTTCCATTGAAAATTTGCGATATTTTCTAGTTAAACTCAGATATAGCTCtgaaagtgttttcaaatgggacTATGATAGAGTTGTTTAATGCAAGCATATAACCAATTCTCTATATGGTTGGAGTTTGAATCATCAGTGATCTAGGTTTGAacaaaagataaatttataaatttatttgaaaacaatttgtGTTGTCAAGGAtctcattttaatattaatttatatttataatattttgaaatgtattttaattctatattaataaatttaataaaaaattattaaactgaCTTCACTCCAATTTGTTTTAAAAGCAAAATTAAATGCATAGGAGAATAAATGTGATGTaaggaataataaaaaaagaacttGTGGTCAGTTTGGTTTGACTTATAAGTGTGaaaaaattgtgattaaataaaattaaacatactttaAACATGAACAAATAAGTTGGAGTAATTAAGTATATCATAAAAACACTTTTGGAGTAATTAAGTGTATAGTAAAAACATAAAGAAGGAAATCCTCAATTGATTACGACTTTCTCTTCTCTtaacaaacataattttttttctgcTACCGATCGATAAAAGACTTAGAATCTTCTACCCGTAATGTCGAATAAAAAGAATAAACGCCGTAAAGAAATCTAAACGAGatccaaagatggagtagaaCACAGGGCATACAatctaaacaaacaaacaaacattaattTGTGTGGTGCTGGAAGAGATAACACATTTCAAatgcaaagaaaaaaaaaaaagttggtaATGAATGAGAGGCTCCAATTCTTTTCACTTCAATAATTTGTTATTATGTGGTGATATAACAAAGTAATATATTGTCTTATTCTTAAAGGCACATATATAGACAATACATGGCCCATCCCATTCAGCCTTCATTTCCAATCAATGTCACAATTAAATTCAACTAAGGATCTTATAAGaaagaatataatattaattattaataataagaaagtTAGTTAAAACTATAGAGGATAGGAAAGAATCAAGTTGAGGGTGAACTTAATTTCAAcccatttatataattttaaaatgctatcatttaatcatttatcatatatcatttaaataggGCGTTAATTCCTGAGATGACACAAAAATACGACTCGAACCGAACCCAATACTAGAAAAACAAATTAGGGTGATGTATTTTTGTGTTCGAGTCAAAATCAAGTCGACTCAattaacctgattaataaacaATCAAAATCGGGTTGACTTGAAAATACCCAAAATAGACTCGCTAACCcgtttacaattttttttgtaagatttTGTGCTCATTTTTTCctactcattttcttttatataattttctataaacaaatttgtgatttaatttcatttttttttaaatctaaattagACTCTAAAAAGTAATTTTCCCATTCCTCCCTCCTTCATGTAAGACTAGTTAAATCAGGTTGAGTTCGAATTTAGTCGGATTAATCGGGTTGGGTTCAGACCCCGAATTACTAAACATATCAGAACTGTCAACCCGAACTCGAAATGCAACCCCTTTCTAATTTAAAGGATTTTTgggtaaaaaatataaagaataaaaaaatccaactagaattatagttttataaaataataaaaatatatattaattaggttttgattTTAGTAAAagtcctaaaaaaaaaaaataataataataatttaaacaaacacatcctaaaataatgaaaaaatattcaaattgatTAAATTCCGTTGGTTAAAACAATGAATAGAGCCGAACTTCAAAATTCTGACATGAATCAGAattgaagatccatttgttctCAAGAATACGCCTTTCTTTGTTATCTTCCTCTCTCGCTTTCGATTCTGTACACCACAGGGGCAAGAATCAACAATGCTGGCCAATGGTAGAGATTTCGATATCCGGGTATGTCTCATTTTCTTGTAAAAGCCCTAA
This is a stretch of genomic DNA from Impatiens glandulifera chromosome 4, dImpGla2.1, whole genome shotgun sequence. It encodes these proteins:
- the LOC124935815 gene encoding uncharacterized protein LOC124935815; its protein translation is MLLANSFYLWQKDAFFSAAEEVQQSADIMESAYRTWSRKKIGGLEGEDLVELCRELQTALGTTKWQLEEFEKAVSSSYRNQCDDSIVKRHKQFVDAIQDQIFRVEASLRDSFNENNENPIRWVNLDEEDYDDLAAFLSGSSSSPSSDKIEFKKVEDTSNGLIQKDQYCSSSSSVYNKDAQCIIDVEEKIDSTWNLPNTGIADEYDEMKDRGATISMQRFGYSRLRSINWFNQILLRVSGSRRRHRQVKSPLNFHFTSARFMFVLMLLVFFMVPFLLYST